One Nocardioidaceae bacterium SCSIO 66511 genomic window carries:
- the ftsH gene encoding ATP-dependent zinc metalloprotease FtsH, translating to MNVKRLFKGPWLWIVISVFAVLGILQFVSSNNGYEDIKTNQMVGHFTDEKDVKEVTFVHGDQQVRATLDNDDKVQANWINNKQLNTMVEAAESGVKDNTIDSYNVDVPKPSFLGSLLGTLLPFLLIIVVFFFLMNSLQGGGSRVMQFAKSKAKQVTKDTPKTTFADVAGADEAIEELEEIKEFLQEPAKFQAVGAKIPKGVLLYGQPGTGKTLLARAVAGEAGAPFYSISGSDFVEMFVGVGASRVRDLFEQAKENAPAIIFIDEIDAVGRHRGAGLGGGHDEREQTLNQLLVEMDGFDVRGGVILIAATNRPDVLDPALLRPGRFDRQIGVETPDLEGRTQILKVHARGKPIAPEVDLQAFARRTPGMTGADLANVLNEAALLTARGDQKMIDAKALDEAIDRVIAGPQKRTRLMSEKEKQITAYHEGGHALVAAALPGNDPVHKITIMPRGRALGYTMVLPDEDKYSQTRSEMLDKLAYMLGGRAAEEMVFHNPTTGAADDIEKATKLARAMVTQYGMTERIGAIRLGEDNSEPFLGRDIGHSRNYSEDIAGIVDEEINRFITNAHQEAFDILVDNRDVLDRLVTELFEKETLDKAEVAEIFADIRMRERRPAWTGSDTRIPSDIPPVRAPSRNGAGQHDDGSIILAPGSEGDVHGPGGGTPPPNVTEPPFGS from the coding sequence ATGAACGTCAAGCGTCTGTTCAAAGGTCCCTGGCTGTGGATCGTCATCAGCGTGTTCGCCGTACTCGGAATCCTCCAGTTCGTATCGTCGAACAACGGGTACGAAGACATCAAGACGAACCAGATGGTCGGGCACTTCACCGACGAGAAGGACGTCAAGGAGGTCACCTTCGTACACGGTGACCAGCAGGTACGCGCGACGCTCGACAACGACGACAAGGTCCAGGCCAACTGGATCAACAACAAGCAGTTGAACACGATGGTCGAGGCCGCCGAGTCGGGCGTGAAGGACAACACGATCGACTCGTACAACGTCGACGTGCCCAAGCCCAGCTTCCTCGGTTCGCTGCTGGGCACCCTGCTGCCGTTCCTGCTGATCATCGTCGTCTTCTTCTTCCTGATGAACTCCCTGCAGGGCGGCGGCAGCCGCGTCATGCAGTTCGCCAAGTCGAAGGCCAAGCAGGTCACCAAGGACACCCCGAAGACCACCTTCGCCGACGTCGCGGGCGCCGACGAGGCCATCGAGGAACTCGAGGAGATCAAGGAGTTCCTGCAGGAGCCCGCGAAGTTCCAGGCCGTCGGTGCGAAGATCCCCAAGGGTGTGCTGCTCTACGGCCAGCCCGGCACCGGTAAGACGCTGCTCGCACGCGCGGTCGCGGGCGAGGCCGGCGCACCGTTCTACTCGATCTCCGGCTCCGACTTCGTCGAGATGTTCGTCGGCGTCGGCGCGAGCCGGGTCCGCGATCTGTTCGAGCAGGCCAAGGAGAACGCCCCCGCGATCATCTTCATCGACGAGATCGACGCCGTCGGCCGGCACCGCGGCGCGGGCCTCGGCGGCGGCCACGACGAGCGCGAGCAGACGCTGAACCAGCTACTCGTCGAGATGGACGGCTTCGACGTACGCGGCGGCGTGATCCTGATCGCCGCGACCAACCGCCCCGACGTGCTCGACCCGGCGCTGCTGCGTCCCGGCCGCTTCGACCGTCAGATCGGTGTCGAAACCCCCGACCTCGAGGGGCGCACCCAGATCCTCAAGGTGCACGCGCGCGGCAAGCCGATCGCACCCGAGGTCGACCTGCAGGCGTTCGCCCGTCGTACGCCCGGCATGACCGGCGCCGACCTCGCGAACGTCCTGAACGAGGCCGCCCTGCTCACCGCACGCGGTGACCAGAAGATGATCGACGCCAAGGCGCTCGACGAGGCGATCGACCGGGTCATCGCGGGCCCGCAGAAGCGCACGCGCCTGATGAGCGAGAAGGAGAAGCAGATCACCGCGTACCACGAGGGTGGTCACGCGCTGGTCGCCGCCGCGCTACCCGGCAACGATCCCGTGCACAAGATCACGATCATGCCGCGCGGTCGCGCACTCGGCTACACGATGGTGCTTCCCGACGAAGACAAGTACTCACAGACGCGCAGCGAGATGCTCGACAAGCTCGCGTACATGCTCGGTGGCCGCGCCGCCGAGGAGATGGTCTTCCACAACCCGACCACCGGCGCCGCCGACGACATCGAGAAGGCGACCAAGCTCGCGCGGGCAATGGTCACGCAGTACGGCATGACCGAGCGGATCGGCGCGATCCGGCTGGGCGAAGACAACTCCGAGCCGTTCCTCGGTCGCGATATCGGGCACAGCCGCAACTACTCCGAGGACATCGCGGGCATCGTCGACGAGGAGATCAACCGGTTCATCACCAACGCCCATCAAGAGGCGTTCGACATCCTGGTCGACAACCGTGACGTACTCGACCGACTCGTCACCGAGCTCTTCGAGAAGGAGACGCTCGACAAGGCAGAGGTCGCCGAGATCTTCGCCGACATCCGGATGCGCGAGCGTCGACCGGCGTGGACGGGTTCCGACACTCGCATCCCGTCCGACATCCCACCGGTGCGGGCGCCCAGCCGTAACGGCGCCGGTCAGCACGACGACGGTTCGATCATCCTGGCGCCGGGCAGCGAGGGCGATGTGCACGGTCCCGGCGGTGGCACCCCTCCGCCCAACGTCACCGAGCCCCCGTTCGGCAGTTAG